The following are from one region of the Streptomyces decoyicus genome:
- a CDS encoding ArgE/DapE family deacylase has product MTTPLSAEESAALKAIDEEAIVDTLLDLLAIPSVTGSAAESEMQHRLARHLDRLGLEVDLWSMDLPALRASPHFPGTEVPREEAWGLVGTTTGGGDGPTVILQGHVDVVPPGDAAQWEGDPFVPRVTGDVVHGRGACDMKAGVVANLAALAAIQASGATLRGKAAAHFVVSEEDGGLGAFGTLRRGHIGDACIITEPTSGTLMTANAGALTFRIDVPGKATHASTPDAGCSAIDAYTPIHRALALLEARRNAASDPLMAEYRTPYALSVGTLRAGTWPSSIPDLLTAEGRLGVRLGEDPEAARAEFELCVAETCADDPWLRDHPAVVTWPGGQYASGALPTGHPLRDLVRDAHADLTGRPPLRERGAPYGSDLRLYAAAGVPTLQFGPGDVRLAHGPREQVSLPEIVDVTRTLVLTTLRAAGTK; this is encoded by the coding sequence ATGACTACACCATTGAGCGCCGAGGAGTCTGCGGCGCTGAAGGCGATCGACGAGGAAGCGATAGTCGACACGCTGCTCGACCTGCTCGCAATCCCGAGTGTGACCGGGAGCGCTGCCGAGTCCGAGATGCAGCACCGGCTGGCCCGCCACCTCGACCGGCTAGGTCTGGAGGTGGACTTGTGGTCCATGGATCTGCCGGCACTGCGCGCCAGCCCGCACTTTCCCGGTACCGAGGTGCCGCGCGAGGAGGCATGGGGGCTGGTAGGGACCACGACGGGCGGTGGTGACGGGCCGACGGTGATCCTGCAGGGGCACGTCGACGTCGTGCCGCCCGGCGATGCGGCGCAGTGGGAAGGCGATCCGTTCGTGCCACGGGTGACGGGGGATGTCGTTCACGGCCGGGGAGCTTGCGACATGAAGGCGGGAGTCGTGGCCAACCTTGCCGCGCTCGCCGCGATCCAGGCCAGTGGCGCGACGTTGCGCGGCAAGGCGGCAGCGCATTTCGTGGTCAGCGAGGAGGACGGCGGGCTCGGGGCCTTCGGCACACTCCGGCGCGGGCACATCGGCGACGCCTGCATCATCACCGAACCGACCAGCGGCACGCTGATGACCGCGAACGCGGGCGCGCTGACTTTCCGCATCGACGTTCCCGGCAAGGCGACCCATGCCAGCACACCTGACGCGGGGTGCAGCGCCATCGACGCCTACACACCGATCCACCGGGCACTCGCCCTGCTGGAAGCGCGCCGCAACGCCGCCTCCGATCCGTTGATGGCGGAATACCGGACGCCGTACGCCCTGTCCGTCGGCACACTGCGCGCCGGGACCTGGCCGAGCAGCATTCCCGACCTGCTCACCGCCGAGGGGCGGTTGGGCGTCCGGTTGGGCGAGGACCCCGAAGCCGCACGAGCCGAATTCGAACTCTGCGTGGCCGAAACCTGCGCGGACGACCCATGGCTGCGCGACCATCCAGCCGTAGTGACCTGGCCGGGAGGCCAGTACGCCAGTGGCGCACTGCCAACCGGTCACCCCCTGCGCGATCTCGTCCGCGACGCGCACGCAGATCTCACCGGCAGGCCACCACTGCGCGAGCGCGGCGCCCCCTACGGAAGCGACCTGCGTCTGTACGCGGCGGCGGGCGTACCGACACTGCAGTTCGGACCAGGCGATGTGCGCCTGGCACACGGTCCCCGGGAACAGGTCTCCCTCCCCGAAATCGTCGACGTGACCCGCACGCTGGTTCTCACCACGCTGCGTGCCGCCGGTACCAAGTAA
- a CDS encoding LysR family transcriptional regulator, which translates to MLDVRRLHLLRELDRRGTIAAVAEALTFTASAVSQQLGVLEREAGVALLERSGRRVVLTPAGRSLVAHADAVLQRLELAVAELAGARDGIGGPLRIGTFPSGGHTIVPATLAELAQRHPALEPMVQEIDSARVSDGLRAGELDVALVHDYDFVPASPDTTVDEVPLLEEPMYLVTNTATKNTGGSDTLAELLGPYAEAPWITARDGTTGHAMAVRACQAAGFQPRIRHQVNDFRTVLALAATGQGAGFVPEMASAQSPTGVVLTKLPLFRRSKVAFRAGGGTHPAIAAFVAAARAAVSCMIGSEPEEEPAMRYADSARALLEQVAESDPAS; encoded by the coding sequence ATGCTTGATGTTCGTCGTCTCCACCTGCTGCGCGAACTGGACCGGCGGGGCACGATCGCGGCCGTGGCCGAGGCGCTCACCTTCACCGCATCAGCCGTGTCCCAGCAGCTGGGTGTGCTGGAACGCGAGGCAGGCGTGGCTTTGCTGGAGCGCAGCGGCAGGCGCGTGGTCCTCACGCCCGCAGGCCGGTCCCTCGTCGCACACGCCGACGCCGTGCTGCAACGCCTCGAGCTGGCGGTCGCCGAGTTGGCCGGCGCCCGGGACGGCATCGGCGGGCCGCTACGTATCGGGACCTTCCCCTCCGGCGGCCACACCATCGTGCCCGCCACGCTGGCCGAGCTGGCCCAGCGGCATCCCGCACTGGAACCGATGGTGCAGGAAATCGACTCCGCCCGCGTCTCCGACGGCCTGCGAGCCGGCGAACTCGACGTGGCCCTTGTCCACGACTACGACTTCGTACCCGCGTCACCGGACACCACAGTGGACGAGGTACCCCTGCTGGAAGAGCCGATGTACCTCGTCACCAACACCGCGACCAAGAACACCGGCGGCAGCGACACGCTGGCAGAGCTGCTCGGCCCCTATGCCGAGGCCCCGTGGATCACCGCACGGGACGGCACGACCGGTCACGCGATGGCCGTACGCGCCTGCCAGGCGGCCGGGTTCCAGCCGAGAATTCGCCACCAGGTCAACGATTTCCGCACAGTGCTCGCCCTGGCCGCCACCGGGCAAGGGGCCGGATTCGTACCGGAAATGGCCAGTGCACAAAGCCCCACAGGCGTGGTGCTGACCAAGTTGCCGTTGTTCCGTCGATCGAAGGTCGCCTTTCGCGCGGGCGGCGGTACTCATCCGGCGATCGCCGCTTTCGTGGCTGCGGCAAGAGCGGCAGTGAGCTGCATGATTGGTTCAGAGCCGGAGGAGGAGCCCGCGATGCGTTACGCGGATTCCGCACGGGCGTTGCTGGAGCAGGTCGCCGAGTCGGACCCAGCGAGTTGA
- a CDS encoding 4-hydroxy-tetrahydrodipicolinate synthase family protein, which yields MKPNPTFNGLYVPLVTPFTNDLRLAPDALARLADEALSADASGLVALGTTAESATLTAEEMQTVVRICSAACRAHGAPLIVGVGTNDTATAITSLRELAATGDVAAALVPAPPYIRPGEAGTLAHFTALAEHGGIPLIVYDIPYRTGQTLSAGTVAALGRLPGIVGIKHATGAIDATTVELLASPPPGFAVLGGDDVVLSPLVAAGAHGGIVASANVRTADYAELISLWRHGSGAPARRLGADLARLSAALFAEPNPTVIKGVLHAQERIPSPAVRMPLLAASTSTVRRAALLAGSRARHASPA from the coding sequence ATGAAGCCCAATCCGACCTTCAACGGCCTGTACGTCCCCTTGGTGACTCCGTTCACCAACGACCTGCGCTTGGCCCCCGATGCGCTGGCCCGACTCGCGGACGAGGCGCTGTCGGCCGACGCCTCCGGACTCGTCGCCCTCGGGACCACCGCGGAATCAGCCACGTTGACCGCGGAGGAGATGCAGACTGTGGTGCGAATCTGCTCGGCCGCCTGCCGAGCTCACGGCGCCCCGCTGATCGTCGGGGTCGGCACCAATGACACCGCCACCGCCATCACGTCGCTGCGCGAGCTGGCGGCCACCGGCGACGTCGCCGCGGCGCTGGTTCCCGCACCGCCCTACATCCGCCCCGGTGAAGCGGGGACACTGGCGCATTTCACCGCGCTGGCCGAACACGGCGGCATACCGCTGATCGTGTACGACATCCCCTACCGCACGGGACAGACTCTCAGCGCCGGCACGGTCGCAGCACTCGGCCGACTACCAGGGATCGTCGGTATCAAGCACGCGACCGGTGCGATCGACGCGACCACGGTGGAGTTGCTCGCCTCTCCCCCGCCCGGCTTCGCCGTGCTCGGTGGCGATGACGTCGTCCTATCACCGCTCGTCGCGGCGGGCGCCCACGGCGGAATCGTCGCATCGGCCAATGTGCGCACCGCCGACTACGCCGAACTGATCTCGTTGTGGCGCCACGGCTCCGGTGCACCTGCCCGCAGGCTCGGGGCCGATCTGGCCCGCTTGTCCGCTGCCCTGTTCGCCGAACCGAACCCGACGGTGATCAAGGGAGTACTGCATGCTCAGGAACGCATTCCCAGCCCGGCCGTCCGGATGCCGTTGCTGGCCGCCTCCACCAGCACGGTCCGCCGAGCGGCGCTCCTGGCCGGCAGTCGTGCACGCCACGCGTCCCCAGCCTGA
- a CDS encoding FAD-dependent monooxygenase encodes MPQRAATIVGGGIGGLAAAIALHRRGWRVEVLERSREFTEIGAGISLWPNALQALEVLGLAGAVRALGAVEATGGVRDRRGRWLSRTDNAELTRRFGHPLVVLHRADLLRVLTEALPADSLRSGSEVSAVRDDGHRPVVVHRQGESRPDLVVGADGLRSAVRRALWSDAAGPRYAGYTAWRMVTEPLAEPPSEGAATWGRGERFGYTALPGRRMYCFATASLPAGAASGSSEYAELLRRFGSWPAPIPALLAAVPADAVLRHDLYDLPPLPSFVRGRVALLGDAAHAMTPNLGQGACQALEDAVTLAHCLDGPPDVAAALRSYDLLRRPRTQAITRRSARLGAVGQLSWLPAVLLRDTAARLMPTRATLRSMTPVLDWTAPGSPVTATESERP; translated from the coding sequence ATGCCGCAGCGCGCCGCGACCATCGTCGGCGGCGGGATCGGCGGGCTCGCGGCGGCCATCGCCCTGCACCGCCGGGGCTGGCGCGTCGAGGTGCTGGAACGGTCCCGGGAGTTCACTGAGATCGGCGCCGGCATCTCCCTGTGGCCGAACGCGCTGCAAGCACTTGAGGTGCTCGGCCTGGCCGGCGCCGTCCGGGCACTCGGCGCCGTCGAGGCCACCGGCGGCGTACGCGACCGCCGGGGCCGCTGGCTGTCCCGTACGGACAACGCGGAGCTGACGCGTCGCTTCGGCCATCCTCTGGTGGTCCTGCACCGCGCGGACCTGTTGCGGGTGCTCACCGAGGCGCTGCCCGCCGACAGCCTGCGGTCGGGCAGCGAGGTGTCCGCGGTCCGCGACGACGGTCACCGTCCGGTCGTCGTTCACCGTCAGGGCGAGTCCCGGCCCGACCTCGTGGTCGGCGCCGACGGGCTGCGCAGTGCGGTCCGTCGCGCCCTGTGGTCCGACGCGGCCGGCCCCCGGTACGCCGGTTACACCGCCTGGCGCATGGTCACCGAGCCCCTCGCCGAGCCGCCCTCCGAAGGCGCCGCGACCTGGGGCCGCGGGGAGAGGTTCGGATACACAGCGCTGCCGGGCAGGCGGATGTACTGCTTCGCGACCGCGTCGCTGCCGGCGGGAGCAGCCTCAGGCTCGTCCGAGTACGCCGAACTGCTGCGCCGGTTCGGGTCCTGGCCGGCTCCCATCCCCGCCCTGCTGGCCGCCGTCCCCGCCGACGCGGTGCTGAGGCACGACCTGTACGACCTGCCGCCGCTGCCCTCCTTCGTCCGCGGCCGGGTCGCGCTGCTGGGCGACGCGGCCCATGCCATGACCCCTAATCTGGGCCAGGGCGCGTGCCAGGCACTCGAGGACGCGGTCACCCTCGCCCACTGCCTCGACGGCCCCCCGGACGTTGCTGCCGCGCTCCGCTCGTACGACCTGCTGCGCCGCCCGCGGACCCAGGCCATCACACGCCGCTCCGCCCGGCTCGGCGCAGTCGGCCAGCTGTCGTGGCTGCCCGCGGTGCTGCTGCGCGACACGGCCGCCCGGCTGATGCCGACGCGGGCGACGCTGCGTTCCATGACGCCGGTGCTCGACTGGACTGCGCCCGGGAGCCCGGTGACCGCGACGGAGAGCGAGAGACCCTGA
- a CDS encoding class I SAM-dependent methyltransferase, protein MVGTVHRNTGVEDVEGGVGLTALMVAAARAIETHRHDSLARDVYAEHFVLAAPASADWPVRMQQVPDGDADPLWGRFARYFGLRTRVLDDFLLRSVHTGARQVVLLGAGLDSRAFRLDWPPGCVIFEIDREGVLAFKHKVLVGLSATPKAARVPIPVDLRADWVGALTDAGFDTDAPSAWLAEGLLFYLPSAAEMYLIDTVDRLSAGGSALAFEVKLEKDLLAYRDSPLYTSTKDQIGIDLLHLFDGEPRPDSAGELAGKGWSTSVRTPFDFTREHGRGPLPEQNDALAGNRWVFANKPWAVGHD, encoded by the coding sequence ATGGTCGGCACAGTCCATCGGAACACCGGTGTGGAAGACGTGGAAGGGGGTGTCGGCCTGACCGCTCTCATGGTTGCCGCGGCACGGGCGATCGAGACCCACCGCCACGACAGCTTGGCGCGGGACGTCTACGCAGAGCACTTTGTACTCGCCGCACCGGCGTCGGCGGACTGGCCGGTCCGCATGCAACAGGTACCGGACGGGGACGCGGACCCGCTGTGGGGTCGTTTCGCGCGTTACTTCGGCCTGCGGACGAGGGTCCTCGACGACTTTCTCCTCCGGTCGGTGCATACGGGCGCCCGCCAAGTAGTCCTGCTCGGGGCGGGGTTGGATTCGCGGGCGTTCCGCCTCGACTGGCCTCCCGGCTGCGTGATCTTCGAGATCGACAGGGAAGGCGTGCTGGCGTTCAAGCACAAGGTGCTCGTCGGACTGTCGGCCACCCCGAAGGCAGCGCGCGTACCCATCCCGGTCGATCTGCGCGCCGACTGGGTCGGAGCGCTGACCGACGCCGGCTTCGACACGGACGCACCGAGCGCCTGGCTGGCCGAGGGGCTGCTGTTCTATCTGCCCAGCGCCGCCGAGATGTACCTCATCGACACGGTGGACCGGTTGAGCGCGGGGGGAAGCGCCCTGGCGTTCGAGGTCAAGCTCGAAAAGGACTTGCTGGCATACCGCGACAGCCCGCTCTACACCTCGACGAAAGACCAGATCGGCATCGACCTGCTCCACCTGTTCGACGGAGAGCCGCGGCCCGACTCCGCAGGTGAGCTGGCGGGCAAGGGCTGGTCCACCTCGGTCCGTACCCCCTTCGACTTCACCCGCGAGCACGGTCGCGGCCCGCTACCCGAGCAGAACGACGCGCTGGCGGGCAACCGGTGGGTGTTCGCGAACAAGCCTTGGGCGGTGGGACACGACTGA